From the genome of Psychrilyobacter atlanticus DSM 19335, one region includes:
- a CDS encoding carboxypeptidase-like regulatory domain-containing protein: MKKLIFLFIVLFNITCYSITLTIIGEDKSPLKEVIANINNQVKISDSKGYVAFNTSEDILNISISKEGYKEEVLTLKNSKDEVQNLTLVMKKINTSYVTFEFPVSSGLIEYREVGTSRYTKVPFLGSTKSIEFLAGTYEFIFSAKDSKKNKQILNFRDNSEHLMIDIDIPKNIFFILGNISKNKGINFYKNNIGRVTPPKDLTLVIFKNGEFKTKFKLKDTFVPIELEDGVYDFMIEGRFYSNLYFRGLKIDSSVNRNIVISIPSVQTTIRGVIKNNDQFIGGAKILFTDVDNNSYETMSNFAGEFSINLPPQKYKVTLNKPGFVLKKNQNLIYDFSAPNEIYNLTLNTKELLSNIEGMVTDDKGIPISNADIMVKNGDKIIHLKSDDFGNFSTSTLPGLLFIKVEKDGYKAFGVVTKLERFSTLSGLKISLTPYLSNISGVISNSFTPLGNLHLSLRDNQGEVVANTISNQNGYYEFSDIKINNSYFISVGVQSYRYYYSDVFTLTKDDIINKNIILQGRKIRVHLELLSSSKTPLSNQEVIVEGTVYKTDTNGFLLLELPENKKNIDIQVKSYGYQKQIDLSSMSTNPNQLTLIIK; the protein is encoded by the coding sequence ATGAAAAAATTAATATTTTTATTTATAGTACTATTCAACATCACTTGTTATTCTATCACCTTAACAATAATAGGGGAAGACAAATCACCCCTAAAAGAAGTTATCGCAAATATCAATAATCAAGTTAAAATAAGTGATTCAAAGGGCTACGTTGCCTTCAATACCTCGGAAGATATCCTAAACATTTCCATCTCCAAAGAGGGTTATAAAGAAGAAGTGCTGACCCTGAAAAATTCCAAAGATGAGGTTCAAAACCTTACCCTTGTCATGAAAAAAATAAACACTTCTTATGTTACGTTCGAATTCCCTGTAAGCAGTGGATTGATTGAATATCGTGAAGTTGGAACCAGCAGATATACCAAGGTTCCTTTTTTAGGTAGCACAAAATCCATTGAATTTTTAGCGGGTACCTATGAATTTATATTTTCTGCAAAGGACTCTAAAAAAAATAAACAAATATTAAATTTTAGAGACAATTCCGAACATCTCATGATAGATATTGATATCCCTAAAAACATTTTTTTTATCCTAGGAAATATCTCTAAAAACAAAGGGATAAATTTCTATAAAAATAATATTGGAAGAGTCACTCCTCCTAAAGACCTTACCCTTGTAATCTTTAAAAATGGTGAATTCAAAACAAAATTCAAACTTAAAGACACCTTTGTTCCTATTGAATTAGAGGATGGCGTTTATGATTTTATGATTGAAGGCAGGTTTTATTCCAATCTCTATTTTAGAGGTCTTAAAATTGACTCCTCTGTAAATAGAAATATAGTGATTTCCATTCCATCTGTACAAACTACTATCCGTGGTGTTATAAAAAATAACGACCAATTCATTGGTGGAGCCAAAATTTTATTTACAGATGTCGACAACAATTCCTACGAAACAATGAGTAACTTTGCAGGGGAATTTTCTATAAATTTACCCCCTCAAAAATATAAAGTAACTCTAAACAAACCTGGGTTTGTCTTGAAAAAAAATCAAAATTTAATCTATGACTTCAGTGCACCTAATGAAATTTACAACCTTACTCTCAATACAAAAGAACTTCTCAGTAATATTGAAGGTATGGTCACAGATGACAAAGGTATCCCTATTTCAAATGCCGACATTATGGTAAAAAATGGAGATAAAATAATCCATTTAAAAAGTGATGACTTTGGAAACTTTTCCACATCTACACTTCCGGGTCTGCTATTTATAAAGGTAGAAAAAGATGGATATAAAGCCTTTGGTGTTGTAACAAAGTTAGAACGTTTTTCTACCCTTTCTGGCTTGAAAATTTCTTTGACACCGTATTTATCTAATATCTCTGGTGTAATAAGTAATAGTTTTACTCCCCTAGGGAATCTCCACCTGTCCCTTAGAGATAATCAAGGTGAAGTTGTAGCTAACACTATTTCAAACCAAAATGGATATTATGAATTTTCTGACATCAAGATAAATAACAGCTATTTTATAAGTGTTGGGGTACAGTCCTATAGATATTATTATTCCGATGTTTTTACGCTGACAAAAGATGACATAATAAATAAAAATATTATCCTACAAGGTCGAAAGATCCGAGTTCACTTAGAACTTTTAAGCAGCTCTAAGACACCACTGAGTAATCAAGAAGTCATTGTAGAAGGTACAGTTTATAAGACCGATACTAACGGTTTCTTATTATTAGAGCTACCTGAAAATAAAAAAAACATAGACATACAAGTAAAATCCTATGGCTATCAAAAACAGATCGATCTAAGTAGCATGTCTACAAATCCAAACCAATTGACTTTAATCATCAAATAA